From the Solanum stenotomum isolate F172 chromosome 4, ASM1918654v1, whole genome shotgun sequence genome, one window contains:
- the LOC125861494 gene encoding serine/threonine-protein kinase TOR-like → MTISRWEELNNLCKEYWTPAELEMAPMWDQMAEYVSRLDIVMKPNSESWEILLLAVIEYDEACEYFERARKCLATELAALVLESYERAYNNTVRVQQLSELEGVIEYCTLPPMGNPIVEGRRAFFPNMWNERIKGAKRNDEVLPDLFHIVRISEDGLKEFITWKLETLVC, encoded by the exons ATGACGATCT CTCGATGGGAGGAGCTTAACAATCTTTGTAAGGAATACTGGACGCCAGCTGAGCTGGAAATGGCACCAATG TGGGATCAGATGGCAGAATATGTTTCTCGGCTTGATATAGTAATGAAACCAAACTCCGAGTCTTGGGAAATACTGCTTCTAGCAGTGATTGAA TACGACGAAGCATGTGAATATTTCGAAAGAGCAAGGAAATGTTTGGCAACCGAGCTTGCTGCACTG GTTCTTGAGAGCTATGAACGTGCTTACAACAACACGGTTCGCGTTCAACAACTTTCTGAATTAGAAGGG GTCATTGAGTACTGTACTCTTCCTCCTATGGGAAACCCTATTGTTGAAGGAAGAAGAGCCTTTTTTCCCAATATGTGGAATGAACGCATAAAAGGTGCAAAAAGAAATGACGAG gTTTTGCCTGATCTCTTTCACATTGTACGCATATCTGAGGATGGTCTAAAGGAATTTATAACTTGGAAACTTGAAACCTTG GTCTGTTGA
- the LOC125862405 gene encoding serine/threonine-protein kinase TOR-like — MHLLFPALIRLFKVDASVEVRRGAIKILTRLIPCVQVTGHISSLVHHLKLVLDGNKEELRKAAIDALHCLAHALGEDFTIFIPSIHKLMV; from the exons ATGCATCTTCTTTTTCCTGCACTTATTCGGTTGTTTAAAGTGGACGCTTCAGTAGAAGTAAGACGTGGTGCAATCAAAATTCTTACAAGATTGATACCTTGTGTGCAG GTTACTGGACACATATCTTCGCTTGTGCATCACTTGAAGCTTGTCTTGGACGG GAACAAAGAAGAGCTCAGGAAAGCTGCTATTGATGCACTTCATTGCCTAGCTCATGCTCTTGGAGAGGACTTCACCATTTTTATTCCTTCTATTCACAAGCTTATGGTTTAA